The following proteins are co-located in the Candidatus Competibacteraceae bacterium genome:
- the trkA gene encoding Trk system potassium transporter TrkA, with protein MKIVMLGAGQVGGSVAHILASEANDVTVVDANAERLQALQDRLDIRTVCGHAAHPGVLEQAGTADADMLIALTDNDEVNMIACQVAHTLFNTPTKIARVRAGGYISYQDRLFSDQALPIDVLISPEQLVTDYIRHIIEHPGSLQVLDFADDQVRLMGVKAYEGSTLVGQALRTLPEHMPGIDARVAAIFRQGRPIIPEGNTIITADDEVFFIAARKNTRAIVSELRKLDKMVKRLIIAGGGHIGARLAQALEERFKVKVIERNVATSRRLSEQLSRAIVLQGDAADENLLRQENIENMDVFCAVTNDDEANILSAMLAKRMGARKVMALINRVSYVDLVESSGIIDVAISPQQATIGSLLTHVRRGDVVKVHSLRRGAAEAIEAVAHGDYKTSKVVGRRLDEIKLPPGTTIGAVARRDEVIICHHDTMIEADDHVILFLVDKKRVPEVERLFAVTATFL; from the coding sequence ATGAAGATCGTGATGCTCGGCGCCGGGCAAGTGGGCGGTTCGGTCGCCCACATTCTGGCGAGCGAGGCCAACGACGTCACCGTGGTCGACGCCAACGCCGAGCGGCTGCAGGCGCTGCAGGACCGGCTGGATATCCGCACCGTCTGCGGTCACGCCGCCCATCCGGGCGTGCTGGAGCAGGCCGGCACCGCCGACGCCGACATGCTGATCGCGTTGACCGACAACGACGAAGTCAACATGATCGCCTGTCAGGTGGCCCATACCTTGTTCAACACCCCGACCAAGATCGCGCGGGTTCGGGCGGGGGGCTATATTAGCTACCAGGATCGGTTGTTCAGCGACCAGGCGCTGCCGATCGATGTGCTAATCAGCCCCGAACAACTGGTGACGGACTACATCCGCCACATCATCGAGCATCCCGGCTCCTTGCAGGTGCTGGATTTCGCCGATGATCAGGTCCGGCTGATGGGTGTCAAAGCCTACGAAGGCAGTACTCTGGTGGGCCAGGCGCTGCGCACCCTGCCGGAGCACATGCCGGGCATCGATGCCCGGGTGGCCGCCATCTTCCGCCAAGGTAGGCCGATCATTCCGGAAGGCAACACCATCATTACGGCCGACGACGAGGTTTTTTTCATCGCCGCCCGCAAGAATACCCGCGCCATCGTCAGCGAATTGCGCAAGCTGGACAAGATGGTCAAGCGTTTGATCATCGCCGGCGGCGGCCATATCGGGGCGCGGCTGGCCCAGGCGCTGGAAGAGCGATTCAAGGTCAAGGTCATCGAGCGCAACGTCGCCACCAGCCGGCGTTTGTCGGAGCAGTTGAGCCGAGCCATCGTGTTGCAGGGCGATGCCGCCGACGAAAATCTGTTGCGGCAGGAAAATATCGAAAACATGGACGTGTTCTGCGCCGTCACCAACGACGACGAGGCCAACATCCTGTCGGCGATGCTGGCCAAGCGCATGGGCGCCCGCAAGGTCATGGCGCTGATCAACCGGGTGTCCTACGTGGACCTGGTGGAATCCTCCGGCATCATCGATGTCGCCATCTCGCCGCAGCAGGCCACCATCGGCAGCCTGCTGACCCACGTCCGCCGCGGCGACGTGGTCAAGGTCCACTCCCTGCGTCGGGGCGCCGCCGAAGCGATCGAGGCGGTGGCCCACGGCGACTACAAAACCTCGAAGGTCGTGGGGCGGCGTCTGGACGAGATCAAACTGCCGCCGGGCACCACCATCGGCGCCGTGGCCCGCCGCGACGAGGTCATCATCTGCCACCACGACACCATGATCGAGGCGGACGACCACGTCATCCTGTTTCTGGTCGACAAGAAGCGGGTGCCCGAAGTCGAACGGCTGTTCGCGGTGACGGCGACCTTTCTGTAA